A part of Sus scrofa isolate TJ Tabasco breed Duroc chromosome 15, Sscrofa11.1, whole genome shotgun sequence genomic DNA contains:
- the TMEM177 gene encoding transmembrane protein 177, which yields MAGPLWRATAFVQRHRTGLLVGSCAGLFGAQISYHLFPDPVVQWLYQYWPQGRPAPLSPELQGLFQEVLQDIGVPSGHHFEAFTTFTFQPVSAGFPRLHAGAVVGIPASFLGGPVTKADEPVVVHGQRVDWQNPAGARLRDALTLSRDAQKFALAREVVYLESSAAALQALPAPACLAGTWALSVVAKHALGLYGGPLNLRAAFNLLAAVAGFVAYAFCTDSLTHALEAWLDWRAASLSVAYAWGGVEFYEKVLSCNLALRSLLGRPGEQLYTPSGNVVPRHWFRIKHLPYTTRRDLVLQLWRAAHSSSSS from the coding sequence ATGGCGGGTCCCCTGTGGCGGGCCACTGCATTTGTGCAGAGACACCGGACAGGCCTGTTGGTGGGTTCCTGTGCGGGTCTGTTTGGGGCGCAGATCTCGTACCACCTCTTCCCAGATCCTGTGGTCCAGTGGCTGTACCAGTACTGGCCTCAGGGCCGGCCGGCCCCCCTCTCCCCAGAGCTGCAGGGCCTCTTCCAGGAGGTGCTGCAGGACATTGGTGTTCCCTCAGGCCACCACTTCGAGGCCTTTACCACCTTCACCTTCCAGCCCGTGAGCGCCGGCTTCCCGAGACTCCACGCCGGGGCTGTGGTAGGCATCCCCGCCAGCTTCCTAGGTGGCCCGGTAACCAAGGCCGATGAGCCTGTGGTGGTCCATGGGCAGCGAGTAGACTGGCAGAACCCAGCGGGTGCCAGGCTCAGAGATGCCCTGACCTTGTCCCGCGATGCCCAGAAGTTCGCCTTGGCCAGGGAGGTGGTGTACCTGGAGAGCAGTGCGGCTGCCCTGCAGGCCCTGCCCGCCCCCGCCTGCCTGGCGGGCACCTGGGCACTGAGCGTGGTTGCCAAGCATGCCCTGGGGCTCTACGGAGGCCCCTTGAACTTACGGGCTGCCTTCAACTTGCTGGCAGCAGTGGCCGGCTTTGTGGCCTATGCCTTCTGCACGGACTCTCTTACCCATGCCCTGGAAGCCTGGCTGGACTGGCGGGCAGCCTCCCTGTCTGTGGCCTATGCCTGGGGCGGAGTGGAGTTCTACGAGAAGGTTCTATCCTGCAACCTGGCCCTGCGCAGCCTCCTGGGCCGGCCTGGGGAGCAGCTGTATACACCCAGCGGGAACGTCGTGCCCAGACACTGGTTCCGCATCAAACACTTGCCCTACACAACCCGCCGGGACTTGGTACTGCAGCTGTGGAGGGCAGCACACAGCTCCAGCAGCTCCTGA